The Croceicoccus marinus genome contains a region encoding:
- a CDS encoding Eco57I restriction-modification methylase domain-containing protein, which produces MFQGALFTRDWLKQGVTESPEWQNLEISEVEQLYESAQHLLHEHSGHKKPTEAETEDQLIYPLLELLGWQHKSVQQNMTTKGRKDVPDALLFADGDAAEKAKTLEPWQRFRHGAALVEAKRWNRPLDREGQGDQGVPSTQIMHYLRRAAVVADGKMPWGILTNGRHWRLYYQNALSVAEDFFEIDLGKVFGLPGCEPDLLDEPIDPDYAFRLFVLIFGREAFRPSEQGRSFHLIAIEDARRWEERVRKDLADTVFETVFPELITAISLADPDRPETLDDGYAEQVRQAAMFLLYRLLFVLYAEDRNLLPDERGPYADYCLTRLREEIKERHVQRQAQLARSTAYWSRLETIFGAISEGDDDLGIPPYNGGLFAAEGNSLLSRIKLSDETLAKAILPLSHREEEGRLRYINYRDLSVQQLGSIYESILEYGVEIEETGTVRPRSDNEARHRSGSYYTPEPLVSLIIEKTVGPLVEEKREAFEAALASGAKGDDLRAHDPAMALLSLRIVDPAMGSGHFLVSLVDWLSDKVLTAVGDAESMAEGDYTSPLVKLIAELREGIVANAREHNWPIVEDQLDDRHIVRRMVLKRCVHGVDLNPMAVELAKVALWLHSFTVGAPLSFLDHHLRCGNSVLGAWVRPTMDWMQERGALISNRHLAPLANIVREMEKIEGLTDTDIAQVDQSKSLFTTVSEASAPLEAILDLAKADDLMGVLETNVRRPREPADAIRKDGDKRLADLRKALADSTDEAKAEKARVALEKESAKIDRAVAKAREAERKFDRAEAMKLVHEGTFGDPSRIASGEIEVLAADALTELSLDAPEPVQGSLMPSHRPDDRRRALADSLVREARAIAAEQRFFHWEVAFPGVWRDLSSSGRSGGFDAVIGNPPYVRQEEISPIKPALSKAFDTYAGTADLYVYFYEQGTKLLRPGGRMGYVVTNKWLKAGYAEKLRRMFAEDVWVEFLADFGHARHLFPDADVFPCVIAVQKPDADAVPEQYDLAVIPRDDVPREGLSAAVHAATYRAERSDLTEEAWVLEPPDVAALLKKIRERGVSLEEYAGASPLYGVKTGFNEAFLIDTATRDQLVGDDPKAADIIKPYLRGQDIGRWLPEWNGLWMIFARRGIDIEEYPSVLRHLESFRTQLEPKPANWQPPKKDAKWPGRKAGSYRWYEIQDAVDYFEDFDRPKVLLRRIAFYAQVCTDQGQYMVNDSALILPTVDEWIVACLNSPIGWYFQFKKFPHKKDGTPPARAALRG; this is translated from the coding sequence GTGTTCCAAGGCGCATTGTTCACTCGTGATTGGCTGAAGCAAGGGGTCACCGAATCCCCTGAGTGGCAGAATCTCGAAATTAGTGAAGTTGAGCAGCTCTACGAAAGCGCCCAGCATTTGCTGCATGAACATTCAGGCCACAAGAAGCCAACCGAAGCAGAAACCGAAGACCAACTTATTTATCCGCTGCTCGAATTGCTGGGCTGGCAACACAAATCCGTTCAACAGAACATGACGACAAAGGGACGCAAGGACGTTCCCGATGCCTTGCTTTTCGCCGATGGCGACGCCGCAGAAAAGGCGAAGACACTCGAGCCATGGCAACGCTTCCGTCATGGCGCTGCTCTTGTCGAAGCGAAGCGCTGGAACCGCCCGCTCGATCGCGAAGGGCAAGGCGACCAGGGTGTTCCGTCGACCCAAATCATGCATTATCTGCGCCGCGCTGCCGTCGTGGCAGATGGAAAGATGCCGTGGGGCATTCTGACTAACGGACGGCACTGGCGGCTCTACTACCAAAACGCTCTTTCTGTCGCTGAGGACTTCTTCGAAATTGACCTGGGCAAGGTCTTTGGTCTGCCCGGATGCGAACCGGATCTACTCGACGAACCGATCGATCCAGATTACGCATTCCGATTGTTCGTGCTGATTTTTGGTCGCGAAGCTTTTCGTCCGAGCGAGCAGGGCCGCAGCTTTCACCTGATCGCGATCGAGGATGCGCGCCGGTGGGAGGAAAGGGTCCGCAAGGATCTGGCAGATACGGTGTTCGAAACCGTCTTTCCCGAACTGATTACTGCCATCTCGTTGGCAGACCCGGATCGCCCCGAGACGCTCGATGATGGCTACGCCGAGCAGGTTCGCCAAGCGGCCATGTTCCTTCTCTATCGTCTATTGTTTGTGCTTTATGCCGAAGATCGGAATCTGCTCCCCGACGAGCGCGGTCCCTACGCGGACTATTGCCTGACCCGTCTTCGAGAGGAGATCAAGGAACGGCATGTGCAAAGGCAAGCACAGCTCGCCCGCAGCACTGCCTACTGGTCGCGCCTCGAGACAATTTTCGGCGCAATTTCCGAAGGCGACGATGATCTTGGCATTCCGCCCTACAACGGCGGCCTGTTCGCAGCGGAAGGCAATTCGCTACTCAGTCGCATCAAGCTGTCGGACGAGACGCTAGCCAAGGCTATATTACCGCTCTCACACCGCGAGGAAGAAGGGCGGCTTCGCTACATCAACTACCGCGACCTTTCGGTTCAGCAGCTCGGCTCGATCTATGAATCGATCCTCGAATACGGTGTCGAGATCGAGGAAACCGGCACCGTCCGACCGCGCTCGGACAACGAGGCACGGCACCGCTCGGGTTCGTATTACACACCAGAACCGCTCGTATCGCTGATCATCGAAAAAACGGTCGGCCCGCTCGTCGAAGAGAAGCGCGAGGCATTCGAAGCCGCTCTAGCAAGCGGCGCAAAGGGTGATGACCTTCGCGCACACGATCCGGCCATGGCACTGCTTTCGCTCCGCATCGTCGACCCCGCAATGGGAAGCGGGCATTTCCTCGTCAGCTTGGTCGATTGGCTTTCGGACAAGGTCTTGACCGCAGTCGGCGATGCCGAAAGCATGGCCGAGGGCGATTATACTTCTCCTCTCGTGAAGCTCATTGCCGAGTTGCGAGAGGGGATCGTCGCCAACGCGCGGGAGCATAACTGGCCGATCGTCGAAGACCAGCTGGATGACCGCCATATCGTGCGCCGCATGGTACTCAAGCGCTGCGTCCACGGGGTCGATCTCAACCCGATGGCCGTGGAGCTCGCCAAGGTCGCGCTCTGGTTGCACAGCTTCACCGTAGGTGCGCCGTTGTCGTTCCTCGACCATCATTTGCGGTGCGGTAACAGCGTGCTTGGCGCGTGGGTGCGCCCGACGATGGACTGGATGCAAGAACGCGGTGCCCTTATTTCCAACCGCCACCTCGCCCCGCTCGCCAACATCGTGCGCGAGATGGAAAAGATCGAAGGGCTGACCGACACCGACATTGCTCAGGTTGACCAGTCGAAAAGCCTCTTCACCACCGTCTCCGAAGCCAGCGCTCCGCTCGAAGCGATCCTCGATCTGGCAAAGGCGGATGATCTGATGGGCGTTCTGGAAACGAATGTCCGCCGACCCCGCGAACCGGCTGATGCCATTCGCAAGGATGGTGACAAACGCCTCGCCGATTTGCGCAAGGCGCTGGCCGACAGCACCGACGAAGCAAAGGCGGAAAAGGCGCGGGTCGCGCTCGAAAAGGAATCTGCGAAGATTGACCGCGCGGTCGCCAAGGCGCGCGAAGCCGAACGCAAGTTCGACCGGGCTGAAGCGATGAAGCTGGTCCACGAAGGAACCTTCGGCGATCCCAGCCGGATCGCAAGCGGTGAAATCGAAGTGCTCGCAGCCGACGCTCTAACCGAGCTAAGCTTGGATGCACCGGAGCCGGTCCAGGGCAGTCTGATGCCAAGCCACAGGCCCGATGATCGCCGCCGCGCGCTGGCAGACAGCCTAGTGCGCGAGGCGCGCGCAATCGCGGCTGAACAACGGTTCTTCCACTGGGAAGTGGCCTTCCCCGGCGTATGGCGCGACTTGTCCTCTTCGGGTCGGTCAGGCGGGTTCGATGCGGTCATTGGCAACCCGCCTTACGTCCGGCAGGAAGAAATCTCCCCGATCAAGCCCGCCCTGTCGAAAGCCTTCGACACCTATGCCGGCACCGCCGATCTCTACGTCTATTTCTACGAACAGGGGACCAAGCTGCTCAGGCCCGGCGGGCGAATGGGCTATGTCGTCACCAACAAGTGGTTGAAGGCTGGCTATGCAGAGAAGCTTCGGCGGATGTTCGCCGAGGATGTGTGGGTCGAATTTCTGGCCGATTTCGGCCACGCGCGCCATTTGTTCCCGGATGCCGACGTCTTTCCATGCGTCATCGCAGTGCAGAAGCCCGATGCAGACGCTGTGCCCGAGCAATACGATCTTGCGGTAATCCCGCGTGACGATGTTCCGCGTGAGGGTCTGTCGGCAGCAGTCCACGCCGCGACCTATCGTGCCGAACGCTCCGACCTGACCGAAGAAGCATGGGTGCTGGAGCCGCCAGACGTAGCCGCCCTGCTCAAGAAGATTCGTGAGCGCGGCGTATCGCTTGAGGAATATGCCGGGGCTAGTCCGCTTTACGGCGTGAAGACGGGCTTCAATGAGGCATTTCTGATCGACACCGCCACACGCGATCAGCTTGTTGGCGATGACCCGAAAGCCGCCGACATCATCAAGCCCTACCTGCGCGGTCAGGACATTGGCCGCTGGCTGCCGGAGTGGAACGGGCTCTGGATGATCTTCGCTCGGCGAGGTATCGACATTGAAGAATATCCGAGCGTACTTCGGCATCTCGAGTCTTTCCGAACACAGCTAGAACCCAAACCAGCTAATTGGCAGCCTCCGAAGAAGGATGCGAAATGGCCAGGTCGGAAGGCCGGAAGTTATCGCTGGTATGAGATTCAGGATGCTGTCGACTAC